A stretch of the Asticcacaulis sp. ZE23SCel15 genome encodes the following:
- a CDS encoding YifB family Mg chelatase-like AAA ATPase: MRVTTIAFEGAEARRVEAEIQLTGGQVAFSIVGLGDKAVAESRERVRGAFAGLGLGWPGKRIVVNLAPADLPKEGSHFDLPIALALMSVMGIIPQDALDSYVCVGELKLDGSIGAITGALPAAMAASSFGMGLICPEDNGREAAWAGDVPILAPRSLIALINHFKGHSLLSRPEPGEISLPSKPMDLNEVKGQELAKRALEIAAAGGHNLLFVGPPGSGKSMLAQRLPGILPPLTSRELLETSQIWSMAGLLNKGELTRDRPFRAPHHSASMAALTGGGMRAKPGEVSLAHNGVLFLDELPEFSPQALDSLRQPLETSEIIVARANNHIRYPARVQLVAAMNPCRCGYGGVGKGACGKAPKCLRDYQGRVSGPLMDRIDLQIDVPPVTAADMALPPPVEGSKEVAARVVAAREAQIRRAEQLGLSSDNTLNATAYGAGLDAISPLDNTARDLLTQAAQQSGLSARGWTRCVRLARTIADLESAMSGISTPILRRHMAEALIYRRTVQTEGPQATALPKTASFLAGH, from the coding sequence ATGCGCGTAACTACCATTGCCTTTGAAGGGGCAGAGGCCCGACGGGTCGAAGCCGAAATCCAGCTCACCGGCGGACAGGTGGCCTTTTCCATTGTGGGTCTGGGCGATAAGGCCGTCGCCGAAAGCCGTGAGCGGGTACGCGGGGCCTTTGCGGGCCTTGGCCTTGGTTGGCCGGGCAAGCGTATCGTCGTCAATCTGGCGCCTGCCGACCTGCCCAAGGAAGGCTCGCACTTTGATCTGCCCATCGCTTTGGCGCTCATGTCTGTTATGGGCATTATCCCGCAGGACGCGCTCGACAGCTATGTCTGTGTGGGTGAGCTTAAACTTGATGGTTCCATCGGTGCGATCACCGGTGCCCTGCCCGCTGCCATGGCCGCGTCTAGTTTCGGCATGGGGTTGATCTGCCCCGAAGACAATGGCCGCGAAGCCGCCTGGGCGGGTGATGTGCCTATTTTGGCACCACGTTCGCTGATTGCGCTTATCAACCATTTCAAGGGCCATAGCCTGTTGTCGCGGCCTGAACCGGGTGAAATTTCATTACCTTCCAAACCGATGGATCTCAATGAGGTCAAGGGACAGGAACTGGCCAAACGCGCGCTCGAAATCGCCGCGGCGGGCGGCCATAATCTGTTGTTTGTCGGCCCGCCCGGCTCAGGCAAGTCGATGCTGGCCCAAAGACTGCCGGGCATATTGCCGCCCCTGACCTCACGCGAGTTGCTGGAAACCTCGCAAATCTGGTCAATGGCAGGCCTGTTGAATAAGGGCGAACTGACCCGTGACCGCCCCTTTCGCGCGCCCCATCATTCCGCGTCCATGGCAGCCTTGACCGGCGGGGGGATGCGCGCCAAACCCGGCGAAGTGTCTCTCGCACACAACGGCGTGCTTTTTTTAGATGAACTGCCGGAGTTTTCGCCACAGGCGCTGGATTCCCTGCGCCAACCGCTGGAAACCTCTGAAATCATCGTGGCGCGGGCCAATAACCATATCAGATACCCCGCCAGAGTTCAGCTTGTCGCCGCCATGAACCCCTGCCGCTGCGGCTATGGCGGTGTCGGTAAGGGCGCGTGCGGCAAGGCCCCAAAATGCCTGCGCGATTATCAGGGACGGGTGTCCGGCCCGCTGATGGACCGCATAGACCTGCAAATCGACGTGCCGCCGGTCACGGCCGCCGACATGGCCCTGCCCCCGCCGGTAGAAGGCTCAAAAGAGGTCGCCGCACGCGTGGTGGCCGCCCGCGAAGCTCAAATCAGGCGCGCGGAGCAACTTGGGTTGTCATCGGATAACACACTTAATGCCACAGCTTACGGCGCGGGTCTTGATGCCATTAGCCCGCTGGATAACACCGCCCGCGACCTGCTCACCCAAGCCGCACAGCAATCAGGTCTGTCGGCACGCGGCTGGACGCGCTGCGTGCGACTGGCGCGCACCATTGCGGATCTGGAAAGCGCCATGTCAGGTATATCCACACCCATCCTGCGTCGCCACATGGCCGAAGCTCTGATTTATCGTCGCACCGTACAAACCGAGGGCCCACAAGCCACAGCTCTACCAAAAACAGCGAGTTTTTTGGCGGGACATTAA